The DNA region GCCGTCGTCCCCCTCCTCAAGAGGCCGCTCCAGCCCATCGTCGCGCGTAAGTCTGATTCGCTTTGCTTTGTTGCATTGTTCGTCTCTTTCCGTTACTGTCAACGAATCCTCACCCGGCTGGGTTGGTCCATTATTCTCTGCTGATCGATTCAGCTAGTTCGCCAGTGGCACTGTTCATCCCTAACTGCTCCGTTCATTTCAATTTCAATCCTATTAGCAAAAAGTTCACATCCATCGGTTCTGACCTGCATCTGTCTAACGAGCATGATAACAATTAAGCTAATTGCCGTCTATTGACGAGATGATGAGTTTTTTTGTGTGTTCTTTTTTCTTCATTCAGGCCGGGTGTGCCCCTTCACTGACAAGAAGACGAACCGCGCGAACAAGGTGTCCTTCTCCAACCACAAGACGAAGAAGCAGCAGTTCGTGAACCTGCAGTACAAGAAGCTGTGGTGGGAGGCCGGCAAGCGCTTCGTTAAGCTGCGCCTCTCCACCAAGGCTCTCAAGACCATCGAGAAGCACGGCCTGGACGCCGTCGCGCGCAAGGCCGGCATCGACCTCAACAAGAAGTGAGCCGAGCTTGAGGAGTCAAGCCGGTGGTGGCGGTATGTTCAGGCCGAGCAATCGCGCGAACAGATGCCACTAGCTTAGCCTTCATGGGTCCGTCTCGTCTGTCTCAatgtctgctgctgctgctgctgttcatTCAGTCATACATACAGTATTTTTCCTCTCCTCCCTAATTTGATTTGCATCCAACCAATGTAGGCAGATCGAGGTTGCATATATTTTTATTCTATAGAAAGAGTTGAGATTTGTTCCTCTTGATCAATCTGCCCCCACTTCATAATTATGATCGATTGGCAGAAAGTTAACTGACCTCACCTGATCATTTGGTCGCCAGT from Panicum hallii strain FIL2 chromosome 9, PHallii_v3.1, whole genome shotgun sequence includes:
- the LOC112874245 gene encoding 50S ribosomal protein L28, chloroplastic — encoded protein: MATATLLSSTFAMPAAARRAFSSSSTSLGFATSQLAGLSLSAAAPTSTAVVPLLKRPLQPIVARRVCPFTDKKTNRANKVSFSNHKTKKQQFVNLQYKKLWWEAGKRFVKLRLSTKALKTIEKHGLDAVARKAGIDLNKK